The genome window AGAGTGACCAgctggagaagaggaagaggaacttGGGGTCAAGCAGAGACAAGTTGAGGTAGGGAACCGGCCCTGTATTGACAGGGTGGAACCAGGGTTCACGAGGCAGGTGTAGTTTGGGATGGAGACCAGGCCTGGAATGGCGTGGGGAAGGAGGATGAGCTGAGAAATGGGCGGGGCCCAGGGATGCAGCAGGTGAAGGGTCTGGGCCAGTCAAGGAGGAAGGGCCAGGGTTGAGGCAGGGGCAAGGAGGTAGGGTTGACTGGGCTGTGGCTGGGTGTGGCTGGAGGGTTAGCTCACCTGGCGCTGACTCCGTGCAGGTGCCTTTGGTGGTGGTCTCTGATGCCCCCtctgcagcagagaaagaggctGTGGAGGCTGCAAGTGGGGCTGTAACAGTGCCGGCACTCCAGCTGCGGCGGCCCGGTCCTGGAGCCGTGGGCTCGGACCCAAGGCTGCAGGCTCGAGAGCAGAAGATTAGGCCTCGGCGTGGCAGGAATGGACGGCCCAGCAGGGCCCGCCCACAGCGACTACAGCAGAAGCAGCGGTCTGAGGCATGCCAGTGCTGGCCCTCGTAAGCCATCTGGCCTTGGTCCAGGCCTGTGGGGAACCACCAGGGGGAAAAACTGAGGCAGAACCCCCAGGCATACCCCCACCTCTCGTGAATGAGTCCCTTCTCAGGAAGAGGTGGAGAATCCCAGGCAGGGCACCCCTAggtgccttcctccctcctccagaATGGGGCCCTTttggagaaagcaggaaacaggTTTTGGTTCTCTCCTGGGGACTGGCTGGTGAACCTCTCTCTCACTCCTCCCTTTCTTTCACAGGGTGCTCTCTCCCAGAGCCGGGTGGGCATTGGACTCTAAGATTCGGGCCAGGCTTAGACATTAAGGGGTGGCTCCAGGCGGAAGGAGAATGGAAGGCTTGGCCTGAACAGGAGGCTTGGCTGATAGGGGCAGGGCTTAACAGGTGGGGAGTGGCCCTAGTGAGAAAGGAGTGGTTCTCAGAGGGTAGGGTGTAGCTGGAAGCTAGGTCTGACCTAGGCTGATACAGGAGAGTGGAGGAGAACCGGGCACAGCTTGGGGTGGTGGAGGCTAGGGGTAGGGGGAGCCCTGGGGCTGGAATTAGAGCACGAGCACCCTCTGGAGGTGGGTGTAGACATGTGGTGGTGGCCTAGCATTGTGTAGGTGGGGTTTAGAAAGCATGGCATAGTGGGGACATTGGGAGTGGGACTTGCAGCCAAGCATACAGGCCTATAGTGTTGGGGCTGGACAAAGTACAGGGCACAGTGGAGGATGGGGCCTGGAGGACAGGAGGAGTCCTGGTGGGGTAGGGCTGTGGCCCAGCTGTCCATCCATCCCTCTGTCCAGTCCCACCGCATTCACCCACCGATGTGCTCCCCACAGCCATCACAGTACTCCGCATGGCGGGCCTCGTAGCAGGCGCAGCAGTGGGGGCGGCTCTGACGCATCACGTAGCGCTGCCCTCCTAGGGAAGCTTCACACTCAAAGCAGCAGAAGTGATCCATGTGCCAGTGGCGGCCCTCAGCCTCCGTGCACTCAGGGGAGAAGATGATCTGCGGGACGCAGGCCGTCTGTGGCTGTCAGATGAGCCTGCTCCTGGCTCTGCCCACCcaccctccactcccacccctgGGCAGGGAGGCCCAAACCTCATCACAGGCTTGGCAGCGTGGACGCAGGCATTCGGCATGGTGACGCCCGCAGTAGACCTTGCCAGCATGGTAGAAGTAGATGAGGTCAACCAGCAGTTCCCGGCATGTGGTGCACACGAAGCACTGTGGGTGCCAGCAGGCACCCAGGCCTGCACGGCTGGCAAACACTGCAATATCTCCACCTCCAATCTGCTTCCCACACTGCCACGAGACAAGCACCAAGATGGTTACCATTACCGTCACCAAGATGGTCAGATGGATGGGGTCAGCCAAAGTATGTTACACTTGGGCCTTTCCCACGGTGAACCTTTGTGACCAGCCCCACCCACGGGGTAACTTTGACACAGGCCCTGCCTATACCAGGGATGGGGTTGGGCGGTACCTTAGAGACTGACCCTGCTCATGGGGGAAGCCATAGAGACAGGCCCTACCCATGGTGGGTGGCCTTACAGGCAAGCATCCCTCATCAGGGGTGGGGAAGACAGACAGGCCAGGCGTAGTGGGGGAAACCACAGAGACAGTCTCCACCCACCGGGACCTTAGCAATAGATCTCACCTAACAGTAGGATCTAAGGACAGGCCCTGCCCACCACTGGGCCCTGCAGACAGGCCCTGCCACTGTGGGTCAGCTCTTGAGGACAAGTTCTGACCACAGGAGGGCCAAAGAGACAGCCCATGCCCCATGTCCACTGCACAGAGGGGGAGAAAAACACGCTAGGTCCTCCTTACAGATAAACCCTACACGACAGTGGGATCGATGAGACAGGTTCCTGTCCACCAGGGGTTGCCTTAGAGGCAGTCCCTGCCCAACAGTGAAATGTGAGGAACAGACCCCGCCCACAAGAGGGGACCCTAGAGACAGCTCACTGGGGCTTAAGGTGCAGGCCTCATCTTCCCAGTGCTTGGAAGATGTGTCCTGCTCCCCAGGGCTTGGAGCAGAGGCACTGCTCACTCGCTGAGGCCCTCCACGGCTCACCTCCTCACAGATGGCCCCAGTGATGGTCACCGGGAAGATGCGCACGATGCCACGCCCCAGATTCTCCCGCTTCCGCTGCTGGCTAAAGGCTCGgagctctttcttttcctcctcttccagtGCTGTGCAGTACTGTGCCTGGGAGGGGAAGGCATCTCTCAGGCTCCTCCCTTGATGCCTGTTCCTGCCTCTCTTCCAGACTTCATCCATGTCCCGAAAGTTTACTTCTAGGTCTTTCTATAGATGGTGCCTCCTGCCTGAAGTACCCACCTCTACTTCCAAGGCCCAGCTGTGGTTTTGCCAAGGAATGTCCCCTGATGACCCCTGCCTGTCTGAACCACTCACCTCAGATCAGCTCACCCTTCCTCCTCTGACCCTGCCCTGCACTGGCCCAGGCTATGCCCTGTGCCTGGTATGcccttcctgtcttctctctcctCACCTCACTGTCGTGTGGGGGCAGCTGGTGCAGCAGCTGCTTGATCCTGTATTTCTCCCCAGGACTGTTGACGTAGGGGACCTTATCCTCTGGGAGGCAGCTGAAAAACTGATATACCTGGGAGGACACAGGAGTGGGAGAAAACAACTGAAATGAGAGGTGAGTTGGGATACAGTGAGATGGCGGGTCCCTATTTCTCTGAGAAAATGAAAGGCATCAGGAGAGACCTTCTGACTTCCCCATCTCTCCTTCCTAAATGCAGATCATTTCCCTCAGCTCCCAGCTCCCAAACACGCTGAGGGTTCCTGCATGTCTTGACCTCacttcctcctccagctgctgatccactttttttttttttttttttttttgagacggagtctcgctctttgcccaagctggagtgcagtggcgtgatctaggctcactgcaacctccgcctcctgggttcaagcgattctcctgcctcagcctcctgaatagctgggattacaggcatgagccaccgctcctggtcTACTggtacacttttctttttccctttacaggaaaattcctcaaaaagttatgAGCACTTGTGTTCACTCCACTTCCTCTCCTTCCAATCTCTCTTGAGCCTACTCGAGGCAGGCTTCCGTTCCCATCCCTCTTCCAAAGCTGTCAAGGTCATCGATGACTTCCCCATTGTTAAAATAATAGTTCAGGTCTCAGTCGTCATCAGACTTGATGATGGCAGCACTGCACCAGGCTGGAAACACTTTCTTCCCTTGGCTTCCAGGACACCACACAGTTCAGGTTTTCCTTCCACCTTATTGGCTGCTCCTTCTTTGCCCCTGTTTTGTCTTCTCCTCAACTAGCTGACCCCTAAATGCGGGAGGATCCTAGGACTCAGCTCTTGGTCTTCTTGCCTCTGTCTACATTCAGTTTCTTGGGAATTACACTCAACCTTATGGCTGTAAATATCATTTACTTGGCTAATGTGTCACCTCCAGCCTGTGACACATAATGACAAACACATACGTCCAGCTCTGTAACTTATCCCTTGAGTTCCAGGCAATGTGGCTATTTAGAAGTCTAACAGGCATCTCAAACTCCAGATGACCAGAACTAAACTTATGCTCTTACCCC of Macaca fascicularis isolate 582-1 chromosome X, T2T-MFA8v1.1 contains these proteins:
- the PRICKLE3 gene encoding prickle planar cell polarity protein 3 isoform X1, with translation MFARGSRRRRSGRAPPEAEDPDRGQPCNSCREQCPGFLLHGWRKICQHCKCPREEHAVHAVPVDLERIMCRLISDFQRHSISDDDSGCASEEYAWVPPGLKPEQVYQFFSCLPEDKVPYVNSPGEKYRIKQLLHQLPPHDSEAQYCTALEEEEKKELRAFSQQRKRENLGRGIVRIFPVTITGAICEECGKQIGGGDIAVFASRAGLGACWHPQCFVCTTCRELLVDLIYFYHAGKVYCGRHHAECLRPRCQACDEIIFSPECTEAEGRHWHMDHFCCFECEASLGGQRYVMRQSRPHCCACYEARHAEYCDGCGEHIGLDQGQMAYEGQHWHASDRCFCCSRCGRALLGRPFLPRRGLIFCSRACSLGSEPTAPGPGRRSWSAGTVTAPLAASTASFSAAEGASETTTKGTCTESAPATGPEEPSRFLRGAPHRHSMPELGLRSAPEPPPESPGQPNLRPDDSAFGRQSTPRVSFRDPLVSEGGPRRTLSAPPAQRRRPRSPPPRAPSRHRHRHNHHHHHHHHHRHPRRRRHYQCDAGSGSDSGSCSSSPSSSSSESSEDDGFFLGERIPLPPHLCRPMPAQDNATETFNSPSLSLPRDSRPGMPRQTRQTRDKNCIVA
- the PRICKLE3 gene encoding prickle planar cell polarity protein 3 isoform X3, with the translated sequence MCRLISDFQRHSISDDDSGCASEEYAWVPPGLKPEQVYQFFSCLPEDKVPYVNSPGEKYRIKQLLHQLPPHDSEAQYCTALEEEEKKELRAFSQQRKRENLGRGIVRIFPVTITGAICEECGKQIGGGDIAVFASRAGLGACWHPQCFVCTTCRELLVDLIYFYHAGKVYCGRHHAECLRPRCQACDEIIFSPECTEAEGRHWHMDHFCCFECEASLGGQRYVMRQSRPHCCACYEARHAEYCDGCGEHIGLDQGQMAYEGQHWHASDRCFCCSRCGRALLGRPFLPRRGLIFCSRACSLGSEPTAPGPGRRSWSAGTVTAPLAASTASFSAAEGASETTTKGTCTESAPATGPEEPSRFLRGAPHRHSMPELGLRSAPEPPPESPGQPNLRPDDSAFGRQSTPRVSFRDPLVSEGGPRRTLSAPPAQRRRPRSPPPRAPSRHRHRHNHHHHHHHHHRHPRRRRHYQCDAGSGSDSGSCSSSPSSSSSESSEDDGFFLGERIPLPPHLCRPMPAQDNATETFNSPSLSLPRDSRPGMPRQTRQTRDKNCIVA